From Paracoccus suum, the proteins below share one genomic window:
- a CDS encoding AAA family ATPase — translation MNLPEGDASQAPRRLIALAGPPGAGKSTLAPALAAHLGAVVVPMDGFHLDNRLLDAAGMRGRKGAPETFDVAGLSNALGRLKAGEGDVILPAFDRDRDAAIAGAIRIGPEDRLLLVEGNYLLCRLPDWADLAQFWDASILLRVPRPVLAARLAARWQGYGLTAEAVAAHLANDLANVDVVTDSAIEPTLHITETDTAEAIAARIAARLSR, via the coding sequence GTGAATCTGCCCGAGGGCGACGCGAGCCAGGCGCCGCGGCGGCTGATCGCGTTGGCCGGGCCGCCTGGCGCCGGAAAATCGACCCTCGCCCCGGCGCTGGCGGCGCATCTTGGGGCTGTCGTGGTGCCGATGGACGGGTTTCACCTCGACAACCGCCTGCTGGACGCGGCCGGGATGCGCGGGCGCAAGGGCGCGCCCGAGACGTTCGACGTGGCGGGGCTGTCCAACGCTCTGGGCCGCCTCAAGGCGGGCGAAGGAGACGTCATCCTGCCCGCCTTTGATCGGGACCGGGATGCCGCCATCGCGGGGGCCATCCGCATCGGGCCCGAGGACCGGTTGCTGCTGGTCGAAGGAAACTATCTGCTTTGCCGCCTGCCCGACTGGGCCGATCTGGCGCAGTTTTGGGACGCAAGCATTCTGCTGCGGGTGCCCCGCCCGGTGCTGGCTGCGCGGCTGGCGGCCCGCTGGCAGGGCTACGGGCTGACCGCCGAGGCCGTCGCGGCGCATCTGGCCAACGACCTGGCAAATGTCGATGTGGTCACCGACAGCGCAATCGAGCCAACCTTGCACATAACCGAGACAGATACGGCCGAGGCCATCGCGGCCCGGATCGCCGCCCGCCTCAGCCGATAA